TTTTCCCAAACATCACGTACAGCAACCTTGTCCAACCCTTTTTGTAAATTATTGTCAGAAACAAAGCTTTTTAAAACTTCTTCCATACTCTGATGTTCTTGATGACGTTTTGCCATTATAATTGTAGCTTTTGATATCGTTGATAAAAGTAAACATTTCCTGTTTCATTCTTGAAAATTATCTCGTTTTCTTTTGCAGAAATAATGGTTTCTTTCCATGTTGCTAACGAATTTTTATACTGTAGTCTTACACTATCATTTTCAATAGTTATAGAAAAAAACTCCTGATTATCGGTAACTATAAAACCCCCATCTAGTCTAGGACGTACTTTTTTACGTATTCCTATCGAGTCTTTAACTTCAAAAAAGTCAATATCCTGATTGAACATATATTCTTTTTCGTTTCCATCAGATAATACTACCTTTTTAATTTCCCAATACCCATTTAGATATTGAATATACTCTTTTGGATCTGTGGTTGTACAAGAAGTAATGTATAGAAGTAGTGTATAAAGTAAAACTCGCCGCATATTTTATCTGAGTGTTTTTATCTTTTTTATTAACCAGAAGATATTAGTACTTGTTTTAGTTTTCTGATTCGTTGTTTTTTAGCTTGATGATTTTGTATGATTGTGATATTTTTTTCACCACACTTTCTGTTCGATCTGCATGGGTATCACTAATAAATAATTGCCCAAAATTTTGATCATCAACCAATTTTATAATATGTTCTACGCGTTTTTCGTCGAGTTTGTCAAAAATATCATCGAGTAAAAGTATAGGATTCACTTTACTTTGTTTTTTTATAAAATCGAATTGAGCCAATTTTAAAGCAATAAGAAATGATTTTTGTTGTCCCTGGCTTCCAAATTTTTTAATAGGATATCCTTCAATTTCAAAAGACAAATCATCTTTGTGAACTCCCACACTAGTGTATTGTAGCATTCTGTCTTTAGAAAGGTTTTGCTCTAAAAGAGTTAGCAAATTAGTTTCAGATAGCTTACTTTGATAAGAAAGAGTAACACTTTCCTTACCAGAGCTAATGGCTTGGTACCTATTTTCGAAAATAGGAATAAAAATCTCTAAAAATGCTGCTCTTTTTTCATAGATAATGCTACCGTATTCATGCATTTGCTGGTTGTACACCTCTAAGGTGGTAGGATCAAAAGTGTTGTTAGCGATAAAGTACTTTAGTAGAGAATTACGTTGTGATACAATTTTAGAATATTTTAATAATGTTTTTAGATAAGATTGATCACTCTGAGAAATCACACCATCTATAAATTTACGGCGAGTGTCACTCCCTTCTGTAATCAAATCTCTATCTGCCGGAGAAATAATTACCAAAGGTAAAAAACCAATATGCTCGCTAAAAGTATCGTAAATTTTTGCGTTGCGTTTGATTACTTTTTTTTGCCCTCTTTTTGCACTTACAATAACTTTTTCATCACGATCTTCTTTTGTGTAAAGACCATCGATGACAAAAAAATCGGTATTATGTTTAATGTTTTGACTGGTAATTGGATTAAAATAACTTTTACCAAATGACAAATGATAAATAGCATCCAGAATATTTGTTTTTCCGACTCCATTATTTCCGACAAGGCAGTTTATCTTATCATCAAATTCAAAATTGATGGCCTCAAAATTTTTATAATTAAGTAAAGAAAGAGATTTTAAAATCATAAAATATTGATCATCAAGGAATATCGACTTTAATAGAATTCTTAGTTAATCGATGCAAATTATTGAAAAATAATAAATAGTTGTGCTTTTAATTGTGAATAAATATTTTATTTTTGCCGTTCATTAAAGCAAACTTATGGCAACTTACAAGAAACGTGGACACAAACCAAAAAACAAAGCTGAAGAGGTTGAGCAAATAGAAGATAATTCAACAACTGCTGAGGTATTTAATACCTTAGACGAAGGAGCTTCTAAAACTGAAGAATGGGTTGCAGCTAATCAAAAATACATATTAGGTGCTGTTGGAGTGATAGCCGTTGTGATATTAGGATATCTTGGGTTTCAGAAATTTATCCAGGAACCAAAAGAAGAAGAAGCAGCTAATGAAATGTTTACAGCACAACAGTATTTTGATAATGCTGTTAATGGTAACTCTAAACTTAGCGATTCATTATATACTTTAGCTCTTAATGGAGGAGAAGGAAAATATGGTTTTTTAGGAATTATAGAAAACTATGGTAGTACAGATGCAGCTAATCTATCTAACTACTACGCTGGATTTTCTTACCTAAATATGAATAAATATCAGGAAGCTATTAATTACCTTGATAGTTTTAAGAGCGATGACGATATATTAGGTCCTTTGGCTCTTGGTGGTATAGGAGATGCATTTTCTCAGCTTGATCAAACAGAAGAAGCATTAGGGTATTATGAAAAAGCTGTTAAAGCAAAGACTAATGACTTTACCACTCCAAAGTTTTTATTAAAAGCAGCAATTACCGCAATATCTCTTAATAAACCAGAAGTTGCAATTCCATACTTAAAAAGAATTAAAGAAGAGTTTCCTAAGAGTGTAGAAGCTAATCAGGCAGACGTTCACCTAGGTAAAGCACAGGCAATGAAGTAATAGTTTTGTGGTTGCGGTTTTTAGTTTTTTTTACTGAAACCTGAAACCCGAGACACAAAATCAATATGGCTACAGAAAATAAAAATTTATCACAATACGATAAAACAACTATCCCAAATGCGAAAAATTTTCGGTTTGGGATTGTTGTTTCAGAATGGAATGAAGAAATTACCGAAGGGCTGTTTCAAGGTGCATTTGATGCATTTATAGATTGTGGGGCAGTAAAGGAAAATATTGTACGGTGGAATGTACCTGGGAGTTTCGAATTGATATACGGATGTAAGAAAATGCAGGAATCCTTTGATATGCTCGATGCAGTTATTGCTATAGGGTCTGTTATACAAGGAGAAACCAAACATTTTGACTTTGTTTGTGGTGGTGTTACGCAAGGAATCAAGGATTTAAATATCGCTAGTGATATCCCTGTAATCTTTTGTGTGCTTACAGATAATACACTACAACAGTCTATTGATCGCTCTGGAGGTAAGCACGGTAATAAAGGAACAGAAGCAGCAATTGCAGCTATCAAGATGGCACAACTACGTAAAGATGCAACCTTTTATAAATAAGAATTCTCTGGCTAAAATCTAAGCGGCATAATCTTTGTTATTTATATTTTGATGTTATTGTAATGCTAAAAGCTTTACATTACAATGCTTTTTAAGTATATTTGGATAATCAAAAAGATAGAGCAGATTGTGAAGTTAAGTATCCCAAAAAGAAGAAAAAACCGTAGATTCAATTACACACCAAGGTACTATGAAGGTAAAAGTGGGGGTAATATCTATGATTTTGAGAACAAAATTACCAAATACAGGGATGCTACAAATGATATAGATTTTGGTTCACACTGGGCAGAAGCCCGTAAATCGAGCCGTAATCGAGGTAATCGTGAAATTAATAGAAAGGTTATTTATATTGCAATGATCCTGATCTTCATCTTTTTGTATATAATTGATTTTGATTTATCCATATTTACTGCACGACGATAGATGTCTGATATCATTCAACTATTACCAGATCACGTAGCTAATCAAATTGCTGCTGGGGAGGTGGTCCAACGACCGGCTTCAGTAGTGAAAGAGCTGTTAGAGAACGCCATTGATGCTCAGGCTACACATATAAAATTAATCATAAAAGAAGCTGGTAAAACTCTTATTCAGGTTATTGATAATGGATCAGGAATGAGCGTTACCGATGCCAGACTGAGTTTTGAGCGTCATGCTACTTCAAAAATAAAAACCGCAGAAGATCTTTTTGAATTAAATACCAAAGGTTTTAGAGGAGAAGCTCTGGCTTCTATTGCTGCGATTGCCCATGTAGAATTAAAAACGAAACAAGAAGAAGATGAGGTGGGTACAGAGATTAATATCGAAGGTAGCGAAGTAATTTCTCAAGAAGTATGCGTAACACCCAAAGGAACCTCTATAAGTGTCAAAAATTTATTTTATAATATTCCCGCACGGCGAAATTTTTTAAAATCAAATGCAGTAGAACTACGTCATATTATTGATGAATTCCACCGGGTAACGATGGCGCATCATGCTATTAAATTTGATATGTATCATAATGGCAGTGAAATTTTTAATTTACCTATTTCAAATTGTCGCCAGCGAATTGTAAATATTTTTGGAGGAAAAACCAATGAAAAACTTGTCCCTGTTAAAGAAGAAACAGACTTGGTGACTATTAATGGGTTTATAGGAAAACCAGAATATGCCAAACGTACCCGAGGTGAGCAGTTTTTCTTTGTTAATAATAGATATATTAAGAGTGGTTATTTAAACCATGCTGTTAATGCCGCATTCGAAGGGTTGCTAAAAGATAAAGCACACCCTAGCTATTTTGTATACCTTACGGTAGATCCCAAATCGATAGATATTAATATCCACCCTACTAAGACCGAAATTAAATTCGAGGATGAGCATGCGTTGTATGCCATGCTAAGAGCTTCGATAAAACATAGCCTGGGACAATTTAATGTAGCACCCGTGTTAGATTTTAACAGAGATGCTTCGATGGATACACCATATGAGTATAAAAGTAAAACTGCTCAGACACCTACAATAGAGGTAGATCGTAATTTTAATCCGTTTAAAGAAGAAAAAGTATCTGGTTCTGGTGGTGGTTCATTTTCAGGCAAAAGCCATACATCGTTTAAAAAAGAATCTGCCGGAGACTGGGAAAACCTGTATGTGGGTTTAGAATCTGAAATGACAACTACCAAGCCCATAGAAAATGATTTTTCTTCTGTGGAATTTGAAAGTGCAGAAGTTACAGGGTCGTTGTTTGAGTCTGATGAAAAAAAAGTTGGGCATCATACAACCTATCAACTTAGAAAAAAATATATTGTTACTACTATTAAAAGCGGGATGGTGATTGTAAATCAACATCGCGCGCACCAAAGAATATTGTATGAAGAATTACTACGCAATATTACTATGGCAAGTGCAGTAAGTCAACAACTTTTATTTCCGCTTACACTTTCTTTTACCAAAAAAGAGATTGACCTTCTTACGACGGTAAAAGAACAGCTCGAAAATACAGGGTTTGTTTTTGGAGAGTTATCCCCCGGAGAAGTTGAAATTACAGGAATACCATCGGTTACTTCAGAAAAAGAGGTTGCTCAACTTTTAGAGCAACTTATCAGTGATCTCGAAGAAGAGGTGCCAGATAGTGGTTTTTCTCAAACCGATCTGCTTGCAAGATCCATTTCAAAAAGTATTGCAGTACGAGCAGGAGTAGAATTGGCTTCAGAACAGCAACAATATATGGTAAATAGCCTATTTGCATGCACCGAGCCTACAATAACACCAAATAATAAGCCGACTTTCATCACGTTAACAGTAGATGAAATCGATAAGAAATTTTAATATATAAATGGGGAGAATTACAGATACAGTAAAAGGGTTATTAATAATTAATGTCATTTTTTTTGTAGGGTCTTTATCTCTGGGAAATAATGCTTTTGAATGGTTTGCACTCTGGTTTCCTAAAAATGATAATTTCCAGATATGGCAAATTGTTTCCCATATGTTTATGCATGCAGATGCAGGACATATCTTTTTTAATATGTTCGCTTTGTACATGTTCGGAAGCCATCTTGAAAATTCTATTGGCCAGAAAAAATTTCTTTTTATTTACTTTTTTTCAGGTCTTGGTGCGGTAGGTTTTCAAATTTTATTTTCATATTTTCAGTTTACCCCGGGATATCAGGCATATTTAGATGCAGGTTTTACTCCTGCAGAAGTTGGTAAATTTATACAAGATACTGTTGCGTCTGGTCAATATAAAGTGTACCCTAATATACCACAAGAAGTTACCGAGAGGATGATTGGAGCTTATGTAACGCCTATGGTAGGAGCTTCGGGTGCTATTTTTGGAATATTAGCAGCATTTGCAGTACTATATCCTAATTTGCCATTATATATAATTTTTATTCCCATTCCTATTAAAGCAAAATATTTGATAGGAGGCTATTTTTTATTAGATCTTTATGGAGGAATAACAGGGCAAGCAATTTTAGGCCCTTCTAATGTAGCGCATTGGGCACATATAGGTGGTGCCGTAATTGGGTTTGTTACCATGTGGTATTGGAAAAAGAATTCGTTCAATGATAAACGGTGGTATTAATCGATGACAACTAATAATCTATCATATCAGTTTAAAACAGCTAATGTAATCATTAAGCTTATTGTGATTAATGTAGCCTTATTTTTATTCGCTACACTAGGATCCTGGATTTTTAAAACCAGCCCAGGTGCTTTGATGGAGTGGTTTGTTTTACCTGTTGATCCGGGAGCGCTAATAATACAGCCCTGGAGTATGCTCACGTATAGTTTTCTACATTTTGATTTTTGGCATATTTTCTGGAATATGCTGGTGCTATACTGGTTTGGGCAATATGTTTTAAACTTATTTACCGAAAAAAGATTTCTCACGATTTACGTATTAGGTGCTATCTGCGGAGGATTACTATTTGTGTTGGCATATAATCTGTTTCCGGTTTTAAATAACACATTAGCATATTTAATCGGTGCCTCGGCAGCAGTTCGTGCCATTATGATTTTTATTGCAGCATATACACCAAATTCTGAAGTACGAATCTTCATGTTTAACATCAAATTATGGCAGATAGGAGTGTTTGTAGTACTTTCTGATCTAATTCAAATCCCTACCTCTGGTAACGCAGGTGGATTGATCGCTCATTTAGGTGGTGCTTTATTCGGGTATATGTATGCAATTCAGCTTAAAAAAGGAAATGATATTGGTGCCTGGTTCGAAAAACTGATGGATGGATTGGGTGCTATGTTCACACCTAAAAAGAAAAGCCCGTTAAAGACAGTTCATAAATCAAAAACTCATAAAAGGACTCCTAAAAAAACAGTAGCTTCTGCAACCAAAACCCCTAATCAGAAACAAATCGATGCTATTTTGGATAAAATTAGTAAAAGTGGATATGATAGCTTAACCAAAGAAGAGAAAGATTTTTTGTTTAAAGCAGGGAAGGAGTAATTATGAGGAAAGTAATTAGCAAGATCGTCTTTTTGATGAACGCTATGGCAGCCTTTGCCTTATTACTATCTTATTTATTGCCTTATGTTTCTCCAAAAATGTTTCCGCTATTATCGGTTCTAAGTTTGGCTGTACCTATTCTAATTGTGATTAATGTACTGTTTCTGTTGTTTTGGG
The sequence above is a segment of the Aquimarina spinulae genome. Coding sequences within it:
- the recF gene encoding DNA replication/repair protein RecF (All proteins in this family for which functions are known are DNA-binding proteins that assist the filamentation of RecA onto DNA for the initiation of recombination or recombinational repair.) is translated as MILKSLSLLNYKNFEAINFEFDDKINCLVGNNGVGKTNILDAIYHLSFGKSYFNPITSQNIKHNTDFFVIDGLYTKEDRDEKVIVSAKRGQKKVIKRNAKIYDTFSEHIGFLPLVIISPADRDLITEGSDTRRKFIDGVISQSDQSYLKTLLKYSKIVSQRNSLLKYFIANNTFDPTTLEVYNQQMHEYGSIIYEKRAAFLEIFIPIFENRYQAISSGKESVTLSYQSKLSETNLLTLLEQNLSKDRMLQYTSVGVHKDDLSFEIEGYPIKKFGSQGQQKSFLIALKLAQFDFIKKQSKVNPILLLDDIFDKLDEKRVEHIIKLVDDQNFGQLFISDTHADRTESVVKKISQSYKIIKLKNNESEN
- a CDS encoding tetratricopeptide repeat protein, whose product is MATYKKRGHKPKNKAEEVEQIEDNSTTAEVFNTLDEGASKTEEWVAANQKYILGAVGVIAVVILGYLGFQKFIQEPKEEEAANEMFTAQQYFDNAVNGNSKLSDSLYTLALNGGEGKYGFLGIIENYGSTDAANLSNYYAGFSYLNMNKYQEAINYLDSFKSDDDILGPLALGGIGDAFSQLDQTEEALGYYEKAVKAKTNDFTTPKFLLKAAITAISLNKPEVAIPYLKRIKEEFPKSVEANQADVHLGKAQAMK
- the ribH gene encoding 6,7-dimethyl-8-ribityllumazine synthase, with the translated sequence MATENKNLSQYDKTTIPNAKNFRFGIVVSEWNEEITEGLFQGAFDAFIDCGAVKENIVRWNVPGSFELIYGCKKMQESFDMLDAVIAIGSVIQGETKHFDFVCGGVTQGIKDLNIASDIPVIFCVLTDNTLQQSIDRSGGKHGNKGTEAAIAAIKMAQLRKDATFYK
- the mutL gene encoding DNA mismatch repair endonuclease MutL, with protein sequence MSDIIQLLPDHVANQIAAGEVVQRPASVVKELLENAIDAQATHIKLIIKEAGKTLIQVIDNGSGMSVTDARLSFERHATSKIKTAEDLFELNTKGFRGEALASIAAIAHVELKTKQEEDEVGTEINIEGSEVISQEVCVTPKGTSISVKNLFYNIPARRNFLKSNAVELRHIIDEFHRVTMAHHAIKFDMYHNGSEIFNLPISNCRQRIVNIFGGKTNEKLVPVKEETDLVTINGFIGKPEYAKRTRGEQFFFVNNRYIKSGYLNHAVNAAFEGLLKDKAHPSYFVYLTVDPKSIDINIHPTKTEIKFEDEHALYAMLRASIKHSLGQFNVAPVLDFNRDASMDTPYEYKSKTAQTPTIEVDRNFNPFKEEKVSGSGGGSFSGKSHTSFKKESAGDWENLYVGLESEMTTTKPIENDFSSVEFESAEVTGSLFESDEKKVGHHTTYQLRKKYIVTTIKSGMVIVNQHRAHQRILYEELLRNITMASAVSQQLLFPLTLSFTKKEIDLLTTVKEQLENTGFVFGELSPGEVEITGIPSVTSEKEVAQLLEQLISDLEEEVPDSGFSQTDLLARSISKSIAVRAGVELASEQQQYMVNSLFACTEPTITPNNKPTFITLTVDEIDKKF
- a CDS encoding rhomboid family intramembrane serine protease yields the protein MGRITDTVKGLLIINVIFFVGSLSLGNNAFEWFALWFPKNDNFQIWQIVSHMFMHADAGHIFFNMFALYMFGSHLENSIGQKKFLFIYFFSGLGAVGFQILFSYFQFTPGYQAYLDAGFTPAEVGKFIQDTVASGQYKVYPNIPQEVTERMIGAYVTPMVGASGAIFGILAAFAVLYPNLPLYIIFIPIPIKAKYLIGGYFLLDLYGGITGQAILGPSNVAHWAHIGGAVIGFVTMWYWKKNSFNDKRWY
- a CDS encoding rhomboid family protein, coding for MTTNNLSYQFKTANVIIKLIVINVALFLFATLGSWIFKTSPGALMEWFVLPVDPGALIIQPWSMLTYSFLHFDFWHIFWNMLVLYWFGQYVLNLFTEKRFLTIYVLGAICGGLLFVLAYNLFPVLNNTLAYLIGASAAVRAIMIFIAAYTPNSEVRIFMFNIKLWQIGVFVVLSDLIQIPTSGNAGGLIAHLGGALFGYMYAIQLKKGNDIGAWFEKLMDGLGAMFTPKKKSPLKTVHKSKTHKRTPKKTVASATKTPNQKQIDAILDKISKSGYDSLTKEEKDFLFKAGKE